The Xanthomonas sontii genome contains a region encoding:
- the prfA gene encoding peptide chain release factor 1 produces MTPTLRRKLEALAERREELERLLSDPEVVSDNTRFRDYSREFAQLEPVAAALAAEAAAKADLASAEAMRADPELRELAEEEIAAAQARLTELDAELALLLVPRDPRDDGNLFLEVRAGTGGDEAAIFAGDLFRMYARYAERQGWKVEVESDSPGEHGGYKEVVARIVGRGAYSKLKFESGTHRVQRVPATESQGRIHTSAATVAIIPEADDVEEIAINPADLKIDTFRSSGAGGQHVNKTESAIRITHVPSGVVVECQTERSQHANRDKALKRLKAQLLEAERSKQAAAEAQDRKLQVGSGDRSQRIRTYNFPQGRITDHRVEGLTLYDLPNVIEGDLDALIGRLSHEHQVDELARLSDSP; encoded by the coding sequence ATGACACCGACCCTGCGCCGTAAGCTGGAGGCGCTGGCCGAGCGTCGCGAAGAACTCGAACGCCTGCTGTCCGACCCCGAGGTGGTGAGCGACAACACGCGCTTCCGCGACTACTCGCGCGAATTCGCGCAACTGGAGCCGGTCGCCGCCGCGCTGGCCGCCGAGGCCGCGGCCAAGGCCGACCTGGCCTCGGCCGAGGCGATGCGTGCCGATCCGGAACTGCGCGAACTGGCCGAGGAGGAAATCGCCGCCGCGCAGGCGCGCCTGACCGAACTCGACGCGGAACTGGCGCTGCTGCTGGTGCCGCGCGACCCGCGCGACGACGGCAACCTGTTCCTGGAAGTGCGTGCCGGCACCGGCGGCGACGAGGCGGCGATCTTCGCCGGCGACCTGTTCCGCATGTACGCCCGCTACGCCGAACGCCAGGGCTGGAAGGTGGAAGTGGAATCGGACAGCCCCGGCGAGCACGGCGGCTACAAGGAGGTGGTGGCGCGCATCGTCGGCCGTGGCGCCTACTCCAAACTCAAGTTCGAATCCGGCACGCACCGCGTGCAGCGCGTGCCGGCGACCGAGTCGCAGGGCCGCATCCACACCTCCGCGGCAACCGTAGCGATCATTCCCGAGGCCGACGACGTGGAGGAGATCGCGATCAACCCGGCCGATCTGAAGATCGACACCTTCCGCTCCTCCGGCGCCGGCGGCCAGCACGTCAACAAGACCGAGTCGGCGATCCGCATCACCCACGTGCCCAGCGGCGTGGTGGTGGAGTGCCAGACCGAGCGCAGCCAGCACGCCAACCGCGACAAGGCGCTGAAGCGGCTCAAGGCGCAACTGCTGGAGGCCGAGCGCAGCAAGCAGGCCGCGGCCGAGGCGCAGGACCGCAAGCTGCAGGTCGGCAGCGGCGACCGCAGCCAGCGCATCCGCACCTACAACTTCCCGCAGGGCCGCATCACCGATCACCGCGTCGAGGGCTTGACCCTGTACGACCTGCCGAACGTGATCGAGGGCGACCTCGATGCGCTGATCGGGCGCCTGAGCCACGAGCACCAGGTCGACGAACTGGCGCGCCTGAGCGACAGCCCATGA
- a CDS encoding GNAT family N-acetyltransferase, with product MSVRVRQADAHDLPALATLFDAYRQFYGQAPDAATAHDFLAARIARAESVVLLAERDAQAAGFVQLYPSFSSVRAARLWILNDLYVAPAHRRHGVAQALLHAAERHAADDGAVRIVLETAQDNLSAQALYRACGWQQELSAQHYAKALVP from the coding sequence ATGAGCGTGCGCGTGCGCCAGGCCGATGCGCACGACCTGCCGGCGCTGGCAACGCTGTTCGATGCCTACCGGCAGTTCTATGGGCAGGCGCCGGATGCGGCGACTGCGCACGACTTTCTCGCCGCGCGCATTGCCCGCGCCGAGTCGGTCGTGCTGCTGGCCGAACGCGATGCGCAGGCCGCCGGCTTCGTGCAGTTGTATCCGTCCTTCTCCTCGGTGCGGGCGGCACGGCTGTGGATCCTCAACGATCTGTACGTGGCGCCCGCACACCGCCGCCACGGCGTGGCGCAGGCGCTGCTGCATGCCGCCGAACGCCACGCCGCGGACGACGGCGCAGTGCGCATCGTGCTGGAGACGGCGCAGGACAATCTGTCCGCGCAGGCCCTGTACCGCGCCTGCGGCTGGCAGCAGGAGCTGAGCGCGCAGCACTACGCCAAGGCGCTGGTGCCGTGA
- a CDS encoding tetratricopeptide repeat protein yields MNGGADERLQLQAAVRRDPQDFLAWVMLADAELGAGAVAAGEQAAVRALQLRPGHPEALARLGRVRWTQGRHADAAQALREALRQAPQHPGIAVWLGHALEDNGQAEAAAQAYAHAHALLPQEPSIAAYLLNWRRKLCDWRGLDALSQQVRSAVRQGHPAIEPFAFLNEDAGADEQLRCARNRAQALARSLAPLPAAQVRGDGALRIGFLSNGFGAHPTGLLTVALFERLRTHADLQVHLFALNGDDRSALRARLQAAAHAWHDVAGQPHRQIAQRIRDTGIDLLFDLRGWGGGGTPEVLALRPAPVQVNWLAYPGTSGAPWIDYVVGDAYALPPALAAHYSERVLRLPRAFQPSDDTRHVGTPPARRDCGLPEHGTVFCCFNNSYKLGPRSMARMLEVLRQVPDSVLWLLSGPGQADDRLRAAAAAAGVEPTRLRFMPKLAHPDYLARYRHADLFLDTHPYNAHTTASDALWAGCPVLTCPGSTFAARVAGSLNHHLGLDDMNAADDAAFVATAVRLGRDPAALQALRERLQARRADSGLFDMQGFADDFAALLRDTASRHGWEGAGST; encoded by the coding sequence ATGAACGGCGGCGCCGACGAACGCCTGCAACTGCAGGCCGCGGTGCGCCGCGATCCGCAGGACTTCCTGGCCTGGGTGATGCTCGCCGACGCCGAACTCGGCGCCGGCGCAGTGGCGGCCGGCGAACAGGCCGCCGTGCGCGCGCTGCAGTTGCGCCCGGGACATCCGGAGGCGCTGGCGCGGCTGGGCCGGGTGCGCTGGACCCAGGGTCGTCATGCCGACGCAGCGCAGGCATTGCGCGAGGCACTGCGGCAGGCGCCGCAGCACCCCGGCATCGCGGTATGGCTCGGCCACGCCCTGGAAGACAATGGCCAGGCGGAAGCCGCGGCACAGGCCTATGCCCACGCGCATGCACTGTTGCCGCAGGAACCGTCGATCGCCGCCTACCTGCTGAACTGGCGGCGCAAGCTGTGCGACTGGCGCGGACTGGACGCGCTATCGCAGCAGGTGCGCAGCGCGGTACGGCAAGGCCACCCGGCGATCGAACCGTTCGCCTTCCTCAACGAGGACGCGGGCGCGGACGAACAACTGCGCTGCGCGCGCAACCGCGCCCAGGCGCTGGCGCGCTCCCTCGCACCGCTGCCGGCTGCGCAGGTGCGCGGCGATGGCGCGTTGCGTATCGGCTTCCTGTCCAACGGCTTCGGCGCGCATCCCACCGGCCTGCTGACCGTCGCCCTGTTCGAGCGCCTGCGCACGCATGCCGACCTGCAGGTGCACCTGTTCGCGCTCAACGGCGACGACCGCAGCGCGCTGCGCGCGCGGCTGCAGGCGGCTGCACATGCCTGGCACGACGTGGCCGGACAGCCGCATCGGCAGATCGCCCAGCGCATCCGCGATACCGGCATCGACCTGCTGTTCGATCTGCGCGGCTGGGGCGGCGGCGGCACGCCGGAAGTGCTGGCGCTGCGTCCGGCGCCGGTGCAGGTGAACTGGCTGGCCTACCCCGGCACCTCCGGCGCACCCTGGATCGACTACGTGGTCGGCGACGCCTACGCGTTGCCGCCGGCGCTGGCCGCGCACTACAGCGAGCGGGTGCTGCGGCTGCCGCGCGCGTTCCAGCCGTCCGACGATACCCGCCATGTCGGCACCCCACCCGCGCGCCGCGACTGCGGCCTGCCCGAGCACGGCACCGTGTTCTGCTGCTTCAACAACAGCTACAAGCTCGGCCCGCGCAGCATGGCGCGGATGCTGGAGGTGCTGCGCCAGGTGCCGGACAGCGTGCTGTGGCTGCTGTCCGGCCCGGGCCAGGCCGATGACCGACTGCGTGCGGCCGCCGCGGCGGCCGGCGTGGAACCGACGCGCCTGCGCTTCATGCCCAAACTGGCGCACCCGGATTATCTGGCACGCTACCGGCACGCCGACCTGTTCCTGGACACGCACCCGTACAACGCCCACACCACCGCTTCCGATGCCTTGTGGGCCGGCTGCCCGGTGTTGACCTGCCCCGGCAGCACCTTCGCCGCGCGCGTGGCCGGCAGCCTCAACCATCACCTCGGCCTGGACGACATGAATGCCGCCGACGACGCGGCGTTCGTCGCCACCGCGGTGCGCCTGGGGCGCGATCCAGCGGCGCTGCAGGCGCTGCGCGAGCGGCTGCAGGCGCGGCGCGCGGACAGCGGCCTGTTCGACATGCAGGGCTTTGCCGACGACTTCGCCGCGCTGCTGCGCGACACCGCTTCGCGCCATGGCTGGGAAGGCGCAGGCTCGACCTGA
- the moaB gene encoding molybdenum cofactor biosynthesis protein B, with the protein MTANADFIALNLCVLTVSDTRSLDQDSSGDYLVAALGGVGHRLHARELLPDDRYRMRATVSAWIADPQVDGILVTGGTGFTGRDSTPEALLPLLDKEMPGFGELFRAISVEEIGTSSLQSRAFAGLANATFLFCLPGSTSACRTAWERIIAAQLDARTRPCNLATLRPRLKE; encoded by the coding sequence ATGACCGCCAACGCCGACTTCATCGCCTTGAACCTGTGCGTGCTGACCGTCTCGGACACGCGCAGCCTCGACCAGGACAGCTCCGGCGACTACCTGGTCGCCGCTCTCGGCGGCGTCGGCCATCGCCTGCACGCACGGGAACTGCTGCCGGACGACCGTTACCGGATGCGCGCCACGGTCTCGGCCTGGATCGCCGATCCGCAGGTGGACGGCATCCTGGTCACCGGCGGCACCGGCTTCACCGGCCGCGATTCCACGCCCGAGGCGCTGCTGCCGCTGCTGGACAAGGAGATGCCGGGCTTCGGCGAACTGTTCCGCGCGATCAGCGTCGAGGAGATCGGCACCTCCTCGCTGCAGTCGCGCGCCTTCGCCGGCCTGGCCAACGCCACCTTCCTGTTCTGCCTGCCCGGCTCCACCTCGGCCTGCCGCACGGCCTGGGAGCGGATCATCGCCGCGCAACTGGATGCTCGCACCCGCCCCTGCAATCTGGCCACGCTGCGCCCGCGGCTGAAGGAATGA
- a CDS encoding helix-turn-helix domain-containing protein — protein MPLDTTLRLLAKASGMSAADIAAAIPRAGAATVKAWMAGEKLPGRAQLTALARTFGVPAGALLGELASQLDPARTRGEHDLLQAYRALDTRQQGALLEVARSMAGTGTRKRSSK, from the coding sequence ATGCCCCTGGACACCACGTTGCGCCTGCTGGCCAAGGCCAGCGGCATGAGCGCCGCGGATATCGCCGCGGCCATCCCGCGCGCCGGCGCGGCCACGGTCAAGGCCTGGATGGCGGGCGAAAAGCTGCCCGGGCGCGCCCAACTCACCGCGCTGGCACGCACCTTCGGCGTCCCCGCCGGCGCCCTGCTCGGCGAACTGGCCAGCCAACTCGACCCGGCACGCACCCGCGGCGAACACGATCTGCTGCAGGCCTACCGCGCCCTCGACACCCGCCAGCAGGGCGCATTGCTGGAAGTGGCACGCAGCATGGCCGGTACCGGTACCCGCAAGCGGAGCAGCAAATGA
- the ppk2 gene encoding polyphosphate kinase 2: protein MSHLKRKQYKALMQPLQLELTAMAQAVQHSGERVLVLFEGRDTAGKGGAIQAIAEHLNPRQCRVVALPKPTDREATQWYFQRHIAHLPAAGEIVLMDRSWYNRAGVERVMGYCSDAEYHTFLRQTPLFEQLLVDDGIRLFKYWLCVDQAQQEKRFAERLHDPLKGWKLSPVDLKSRSQYADYTRAREAMLEATHRDYAPWTLVDFNDQKRGRLTLIRHLLDQLPETRLHEPDLDLPPLKQKLHKEKFGLLQPIPSYEAGSGD, encoded by the coding sequence ATGAGCCACCTCAAGCGCAAGCAGTACAAGGCCCTGATGCAGCCGCTGCAACTGGAACTGACCGCGATGGCGCAGGCGGTGCAGCACAGCGGCGAGCGCGTGCTGGTGCTGTTCGAAGGCCGCGACACCGCCGGCAAGGGCGGCGCGATCCAGGCCATCGCCGAACATCTGAACCCGCGCCAGTGCCGCGTGGTCGCCCTGCCCAAGCCGACCGACCGCGAAGCCACCCAGTGGTATTTCCAGCGCCACATCGCGCACCTGCCGGCCGCCGGCGAGATCGTGCTGATGGACCGCAGCTGGTACAACCGTGCCGGCGTGGAACGGGTCATGGGCTACTGCAGCGACGCCGAATACCACACCTTCCTGCGCCAGACCCCGCTGTTCGAGCAGTTGCTGGTGGACGATGGCATCCGCCTGTTCAAGTACTGGCTGTGCGTGGACCAGGCGCAGCAGGAAAAGCGCTTCGCCGAGCGCCTGCACGACCCGTTGAAGGGCTGGAAGCTGTCGCCGGTGGACCTGAAGTCGCGCAGCCAGTACGCCGACTACACCCGCGCGCGCGAGGCGATGCTGGAAGCCACCCACCGCGACTATGCGCCATGGACCCTGGTCGACTTCAACGACCAGAAGCGCGGCCGCCTGACCCTGATCCGGCACCTGCTCGACCAACTGCCGGAAACCCGCCTGCACGAACCGGACCTGGATCTGCCGCCGCTGAAGCAGAAGCTGCACAAGGAAAAGTTTGGGCTGCTGCAGCCGATTCCGTCGTATGAGGCGGGGAGTGGGGATTAG
- a CDS encoding TlpA family protein disulfide reductase codes for MTAMRLLFPLFAAAALLAGCDRQPTPKPADGAATTASSTAPKAPPAPAAPEAPAAPAAGPSVVQETRPEPTLKMKAVDGREYDLAAHRGQWVVVNFWATWCAPCLKEMPELSALHVMRDNIEVVGLAYEDIEPAEMQAFLKQHPVAYPIVIVDTYAPPADFATPRGLPMTYLIAPDGKLAKQFLGPVTAHDIETAIAAAGGPAPGQGKGKGKAAG; via the coding sequence ATGACCGCCATGCGCCTGCTGTTCCCGCTGTTCGCCGCTGCCGCCTTGCTGGCCGGGTGCGACCGCCAGCCCACGCCCAAGCCGGCCGACGGCGCCGCGACCACCGCGTCGTCCACCGCGCCCAAGGCGCCGCCCGCCCCGGCAGCGCCGGAGGCGCCCGCTGCGCCGGCGGCCGGGCCGTCCGTGGTGCAGGAGACCCGCCCCGAGCCGACCCTGAAGATGAAGGCGGTGGACGGCCGCGAGTACGACCTGGCCGCGCATCGCGGGCAGTGGGTGGTGGTGAACTTCTGGGCCACCTGGTGCGCGCCGTGCCTGAAGGAGATGCCGGAACTGTCGGCCTTGCACGTGATGCGCGACAACATCGAGGTGGTGGGCCTGGCCTACGAGGACATCGAGCCGGCGGAGATGCAGGCGTTCCTGAAGCAGCACCCGGTCGCCTATCCGATCGTCATCGTCGACACCTATGCGCCGCCGGCCGACTTCGCCACCCCGCGCGGCCTGCCGATGACCTACCTGATCGCGCCCGACGGCAAGCTCGCCAAGCAATTCCTGGGGCCGGTCACCGCCCACGACATCGAAACCGCGATCGCCGCCGCCGGTGGCCCGGCGCCCGGGCAGGGCAAGGGGAAGGGAAAGGCGGCTGGGTGA
- a CDS encoding YihY family inner membrane protein: MQPLDTVNLWADRLRDRARMRSFAGFLWRRFLDDRLFQAAASLAYTTIFALVPLAVVVFGVLSAFPVFDKWSDQLSDYIFSNFVPAAARSVESYLRQFSASAGQLTTAGVIALVVSLLITLNSVEQTFNQIWRVVSARPQLTRFLVYWTVLTLGALLAAASLAVSARFFALPLFKTSEGRLLAQVVLSVAPVLIEFVCITLVYRVVPHHTVKLRHAVPGALLAVLLLELVKWGLSLYLGSFQSYQRIYGTVAFVPIFLLWIYMSWIAILLGASVSSSIAAFRYQPASMRLPAGYEIYGLLRLLGRFAQARRQGRGLQEDQLLELEPMLTDSLVQELLCELERIRLLSRTEQGDWMLARDLSDVPVAELYENCQLRIPVVETYLPCRDDALGQAACRALDELRLPLRDVLKRRVGDLYTEIGDLA, encoded by the coding sequence ATGCAGCCGCTGGACACCGTCAATCTCTGGGCCGATCGCCTGCGCGACCGCGCGCGCATGCGCAGCTTCGCCGGCTTCCTGTGGCGGCGCTTCCTCGACGACCGCCTGTTCCAGGCTGCGGCCTCGCTGGCCTACACCACCATCTTCGCGCTGGTGCCGCTGGCGGTGGTGGTGTTCGGGGTGCTGTCGGCGTTCCCGGTGTTCGACAAGTGGAGCGACCAGCTCAGCGACTACATCTTTTCCAACTTCGTGCCGGCCGCGGCGCGTTCGGTGGAGTCCTACCTGCGGCAGTTCTCGGCCAGCGCCGGGCAACTGACCACCGCCGGCGTGATCGCGCTGGTGGTCTCGCTGCTGATCACCCTCAACAGCGTCGAGCAGACCTTCAACCAGATCTGGCGGGTGGTGTCGGCGCGGCCGCAGCTGACCCGCTTCCTGGTGTACTGGACCGTGCTGACCCTCGGCGCGCTGCTGGCCGCGGCCTCGCTGGCGGTGTCGGCGCGGTTCTTCGCGCTGCCGCTGTTCAAGACCAGCGAGGGCCGGCTGCTGGCGCAGGTGGTGCTGAGCGTGGCGCCGGTGCTGATCGAATTCGTCTGCATCACCCTGGTGTACCGGGTGGTGCCGCATCACACGGTCAAGCTGCGCCATGCGGTGCCGGGTGCACTGCTGGCGGTGCTGCTGCTAGAGCTGGTGAAATGGGGCCTGAGCCTGTACCTGGGCAGCTTCCAGTCGTACCAGCGCATCTACGGCACGGTCGCGTTCGTGCCGATCTTCCTGCTGTGGATCTACATGAGCTGGATCGCGATCCTGCTCGGTGCCTCGGTGTCCTCTTCGATCGCCGCCTTCCGCTACCAGCCGGCCTCGATGCGCCTGCCCGCCGGCTACGAGATCTATGGCCTGCTGCGCCTGCTCGGCCGCTTCGCGCAGGCGCGCAGGCAGGGCAGGGGGCTGCAGGAGGACCAACTCCTGGAACTGGAGCCGATGCTGACCGATTCGCTGGTGCAGGAACTGCTGTGCGAACTGGAGCGCATCCGCCTGCTCAGTCGTACCGAGCAGGGCGACTGGATGCTGGCCCGCGACCTGAGCGACGTGCCGGTGGCCGAGCTGTACGAGAATTGCCAACTGCGCATCCCTGTCGTCGAGACCTATCTGCCGTGCCGCGACGACGCCCTGGGCCAGGCGGCGTGCCGCGCGCTGGACGAACTGCGCCTGCCGTTGCGCGACGTGCTCAAGCGTCGCGTCGGCGACCTCTACACCGAGATTGGAGACCTTGCATGA